In Stenotrophomonas sp. 610A2, one DNA window encodes the following:
- a CDS encoding alpha/beta fold hydrolase has product MQTNQDPAARTPLLLLPGLLNDATLWQSQLEALADIADCQVGDLTQQTTMRAVAEDVLAKAPAQFALAGFSLGGYVAQEILRIAPQRVLKLALLDTSFKPDSPERAAQRVAQQNSVRLPGTFHGFGDKLMRSYIDASRLEDHALVDTVRSMTARLGAEVFLRQSQLQRADGSEVLRAWQGSALIVCGRNDAITPLSVSEQMAALMPQSTLVVIEDCGHLAPLEKPEEVNTAMRSWLLSTSE; this is encoded by the coding sequence ATGCAAACGAACCAAGATCCAGCAGCCAGAACCCCGCTGCTACTGCTGCCCGGCCTGCTCAACGATGCCACGCTGTGGCAGTCCCAACTCGAAGCACTCGCCGACATCGCCGATTGCCAGGTCGGCGACCTCACCCAGCAAACCACCATGCGTGCCGTCGCCGAAGATGTACTGGCCAAGGCCCCGGCGCAGTTCGCCCTGGCCGGCTTCTCCCTCGGCGGCTACGTCGCTCAGGAAATCCTGCGTATCGCTCCGCAGCGGGTGTTGAAACTGGCGCTACTGGATACATCGTTCAAACCCGACTCACCCGAGCGCGCCGCACAACGCGTGGCACAGCAGAACAGCGTGCGCTTGCCCGGCACCTTCCATGGTTTCGGCGACAAGCTGATGCGCAGCTACATCGATGCATCGCGGCTCGAGGATCATGCGCTGGTGGATACCGTGCGCAGCATGACCGCACGCCTCGGCGCGGAAGTCTTCCTGCGCCAAAGCCAGCTGCAACGTGCGGATGGCAGCGAGGTCCTGCGCGCCTGGCAGGGCTCGGCCTTGATTGTCTGCGGGCGCAACGATGCGATCACGCCGCTGTCGGTCAGCGAACAGATGGCCGCGCTGATGCCGCAATCAACGCTGGTGGTGATCGAGGACTGCGGCCATCTGGCACCGTTGGAAAAACCCGAGGAAGTGAACACAGCGATGCGTAGCTGGTTGCTGTCAACGTCGGAGTGA
- the mgtE gene encoding magnesium transporter — translation MNQKQFLRPVVDAATLSAPLADYNTADAVEYLNALPLPLAANTLAALSLPRAVKLLEAPELQHAGELIAALPPARAAALLGLMADDRATDIVHELDDAERARLIPLLAPEARRSIQLLLSYPPNTAGALMTTEFVGVPADWTVAQTLQHIREVERSRETVYAIYVLDPQSRQLQQVVTMRRLITGEPEDSILSVAQVNPPVTVDALLDQEEVAQLIRRHDLLAIPVVDAQQQMLGIVTVDDILDALIDESTEDVHKFGGVEALDKPYMQIGFLEMLRKRAGWLSVLFLGEMLTASAMQHYEDELARAVVLTLFIPLIMSSGGNSGSQATSLLIRSLALRELRLRDWWKVALRELPTGVVLGAILGTLAIIRITVWQLAGLHDYGEHWKLLAVTIGAALIGIVTFGSLSGSMLPFVLKRLGFDPASASAPFVATLVDVTGLVIYFSIAAMILGGTLL, via the coding sequence ATGAACCAGAAGCAATTTCTGCGACCAGTGGTGGACGCAGCCACGCTGAGCGCGCCCTTGGCCGATTACAACACCGCCGATGCGGTGGAGTATCTCAACGCCCTGCCATTGCCACTTGCGGCCAATACGCTGGCGGCATTGTCTTTGCCGCGTGCGGTCAAACTGCTGGAAGCCCCTGAGCTGCAGCATGCGGGGGAACTGATCGCAGCGTTGCCGCCGGCCCGCGCCGCGGCCTTGCTGGGGCTGATGGCCGACGACCGTGCGACCGACATCGTCCATGAGCTGGATGATGCCGAGCGCGCGCGGCTGATCCCGTTGCTTGCACCGGAGGCGCGGCGTTCGATCCAGCTGCTGCTGAGCTATCCGCCCAATACCGCCGGCGCCTTGATGACCACTGAGTTCGTCGGTGTGCCGGCGGACTGGACGGTGGCGCAGACCCTGCAGCACATCCGCGAAGTGGAGCGCAGCCGCGAAACGGTCTACGCCATCTACGTGCTGGACCCGCAAAGCCGGCAGCTGCAGCAGGTGGTGACGATGCGGCGGCTGATCACCGGCGAGCCGGAGGATTCGATCCTGTCGGTTGCCCAGGTCAATCCGCCGGTGACCGTGGATGCCTTGCTGGACCAGGAAGAGGTGGCGCAGCTGATCCGCCGCCACGACCTGCTGGCGATCCCGGTGGTGGATGCACAGCAGCAGATGCTGGGGATTGTCACTGTCGACGACATCCTCGATGCACTGATCGATGAATCCACCGAGGACGTGCACAAGTTCGGCGGCGTGGAAGCCTTGGACAAGCCGTACATGCAGATCGGCTTCCTGGAGATGCTGCGCAAGCGTGCCGGTTGGCTGAGCGTGCTGTTCCTCGGCGAAATGCTCACCGCCAGCGCCATGCAGCACTATGAGGACGAGCTGGCGCGCGCGGTGGTGCTGACCTTGTTCATCCCGCTGATCATGAGCTCGGGGGGCAACTCCGGCTCACAGGCGACCTCGCTGCTGATCCGCTCGCTGGCGCTGCGCGAACTGCGCCTGCGCGACTGGTGGAAGGTCGCCCTGCGCGAGCTGCCGACCGGCGTGGTGCTGGGTGCGATCCTCGGCACCTTGGCGATCATCCGCATCACCGTCTGGCAGCTGGCCGGCCTGCACGACTACGGCGAGCACTGGAAGCTGCTGGCGGTGACCATCGGCGCGGCCCTGATCGGCATCGTCACCTTCGGTTCGCTATCCGGCTCGATGCTGCCGTTCGTGCTCAAGCGCCTTGGCTTCGATCCGGCCAGCGCCTCGGCCCCGTTCGTGGCCACGCTGGTGGATGTCACCGGTCTGGTGATCTATTTCAGCATCGCCGCAATGATCCTCGGCGGCACCCTGCTCTGA
- a CDS encoding class I SAM-dependent methyltransferase yields MKTHSPLLCACLLALASTLPVGTALAHGEAASAADVQVSPQLQAAVAGSWRTPANVLRDEYRHPAQTLAFFGLQPKQTVIEITPGGGWYSEILAPYLRDGGKYVAAVVDPGALPAGGGRDYQQRSRDSLSKKFADAPAQFDRAAEVAYNPAAPVLGAPGSADLVLTFRNVHNWRSSGQAEGMFKAFFDVLKPGGTLGVVEHRAKADVGADDKSGYVGQAQVIAMAEAAGFKLAGSSEVNANPRDTKDHPNGVWTLPPSNNHDKADAAKYKAIGESDRMTLRFVKQ; encoded by the coding sequence ATGAAGACGCATTCCCCGCTGCTGTGTGCCTGTCTGCTGGCGCTTGCCAGCACCCTGCCCGTCGGCACCGCGCTGGCCCATGGCGAGGCCGCCAGCGCTGCTGACGTGCAGGTGTCGCCGCAGCTGCAGGCGGCCGTTGCCGGCAGCTGGCGCACGCCGGCCAATGTGCTGCGCGACGAATACCGACATCCGGCACAGACCTTGGCGTTCTTTGGCTTGCAGCCGAAGCAGACCGTCATCGAGATCACCCCGGGCGGCGGTTGGTACTCCGAGATCCTCGCGCCTTACCTGCGTGATGGCGGCAAGTATGTGGCCGCCGTGGTTGATCCGGGCGCATTGCCGGCCGGCGGTGGCCGCGATTACCAGCAGCGTTCGCGCGATAGCCTGAGCAAGAAGTTCGCCGATGCCCCCGCCCAGTTCGACCGTGCGGCCGAAGTGGCCTACAACCCGGCTGCGCCGGTGCTGGGTGCGCCGGGCTCGGCCGATCTGGTGCTGACCTTCCGCAACGTCCACAACTGGCGTTCGTCCGGCCAGGCTGAAGGCATGTTCAAGGCCTTCTTCGACGTGCTCAAGCCGGGCGGCACGCTCGGTGTGGTGGAGCATCGCGCCAAGGCCGATGTCGGCGCGGATGACAAGAGTGGCTACGTTGGCCAGGCGCAGGTGATCGCCATGGCAGAAGCTGCCGGCTTCAAGCTTGCCGGTAGCAGCGAGGTGAACGCCAACCCGCGCGACACCAAGGACCATCCCAACGGTGTGTGGACCCTGCCGCCGTCCAACAACCATGACAAGGCCGATGCCGCCAAGTACAAGGCCATCGGCGAAAGCGACCGCATGACGCTGCGCTTCGTGAAGCAGTAA
- the dkgB gene encoding 2,5-didehydrogluconate reductase DkgB has translation MTIPAIGLGTYRLKDQVLTDSVHNALELGYRAFDTAQIYENEADLGAAIASGTVPREQLFLTTKIWISNFHHDDLLASLRESLRKLRTDHVDLTLIHWPSPKDEVPMAEFLGALREAKALGLTKAIGVSNFTIDLTRQAIAILGADAIATNQIEVHPYLQNRALIAYLREQGIPVTAFMSLAYGAVLKDPVIQAIADKHQASTAQVALAWALQQGYGVIPSSTKRENLAGNLQAAQLHLDAEDMTRIAELDRGERVANPGIAPTWD, from the coding sequence ATGACTATTCCCGCTATTGGCCTCGGCACCTACCGCCTCAAGGACCAGGTACTCACCGACTCCGTGCACAACGCTTTGGAGCTTGGCTACCGTGCCTTCGACACTGCGCAGATCTACGAGAACGAAGCCGATCTGGGTGCGGCAATCGCCAGCGGCACGGTGCCCCGCGAACAGCTGTTCCTGACCACCAAGATCTGGATCAGCAATTTCCACCACGATGACCTGCTTGCCAGCCTGCGCGAGAGCCTGCGCAAGCTGCGCACCGATCACGTCGACCTGACCCTGATCCACTGGCCCTCGCCCAAGGACGAAGTGCCGATGGCCGAGTTCCTGGGTGCGCTGCGCGAAGCCAAGGCGTTGGGCTTGACCAAGGCGATTGGTGTTTCCAACTTCACCATCGACCTGACCCGCCAGGCCATCGCCATCCTCGGTGCCGATGCCATTGCCACCAATCAGATCGAAGTGCATCCCTATCTGCAGAACCGCGCCTTGATCGCCTACCTGCGCGAGCAGGGCATCCCTGTCACCGCGTTCATGAGTCTGGCCTATGGCGCGGTGCTGAAGGACCCGGTGATCCAGGCCATTGCCGACAAGCACCAGGCAAGCACCGCACAGGTCGCCTTGGCATGGGCGCTGCAGCAGGGCTATGGGGTGATTCCGTCGTCGACCAAGCGCGAGAACCTCGCCGGCAACCTGCAGGCAGCGCAGCTGCATCTGGATGCTGAAGACATGACACGGATCGCGGAGCTGGATCGCGGCGAGCGCGTGGCCAATCCGGGTATTGCCCCGACCTGGGATTGA
- a CDS encoding bifunctional acetate--CoA ligase family protein/GNAT family N-acetyltransferase, translating to MSIYHLQTVFRPRSVAVIGGSPRDRSAGRAVIRNLRAGGFAGQIGWVSPRYAEIDGMRTVKKLKDLPWIPDLVVITVPATLLPQVVSQAAELGVAAAIILTSGLGKGPGSLAAQVEAAARPKGMRVLGPHCLGVIAPHARLNASIAAHTPQAGDLALISESSAIAAALVEWGVARSVGFSAVVSLGDALDVDFGDLLDYFASDYRTRAILLYVDQISDARKFMSAARAAARAKPVVVVKSGRKPRGSDEVTTTHSQALADSDAVYGAAFNRAGLLRVNALDELFTAAETLGRLGTFPGRRLAILSNGGGVGRLAVDQLQALGGSLAELSPATVELLDQALPQGWSRDNPVDIVVDADGGRYASAIEALLSDDANDAVLVINVPTAFTSSAEAAQALTTTLGQRSRQLRDKPVFAVWLGNDDRATVTLNTARVPTYPTEADAVRGFQHLVRYREAQTALMETPPSLPADFVVDVPAARALVEAALANDQQWLDPVATHKLLQAYGIPSLEVMVARDPHEAMDLAQPMLEQGMSVAVKIFSPDIPHKSEVDGVRLNLGSLRAVQSAATTILQRAREKRPHARIEGVLVQPSLTRPKARELIAGIADDPVFGPVVVFGRGGTAVEVIDDKTLALPPLDLRLAHEVIGRTRVSRILKAYGDVPAADERAVAMVLVKLAQLAADIPEIRTLDLNPLLADRNGVIALDARVAITPVKRLHKGRGHPRFAIFPYPTEWERTIDLSDGGKAFIRPVRPEDDGLFRAFFARVTDDDLRLRFFQSVKHFSHEFIARLTQLDYARSIALVAIDPKTGEMLGAVRLHADADYNRGEYGILIRSDLKGHGIGWKLMQIMIEYAGWLGLNVVEGQVLRENSTMLAMCQSLGFKVKADPDDSTIMNVTLPVGEAKS from the coding sequence ATGAGCATCTATCACCTGCAGACCGTATTCCGCCCCCGTTCGGTGGCAGTGATTGGCGGCAGCCCGCGCGATCGTTCCGCCGGCCGCGCGGTGATTCGCAATCTGCGCGCTGGCGGCTTCGCCGGGCAGATCGGCTGGGTCAGCCCGCGCTATGCCGAAATCGACGGCATGCGCACGGTCAAGAAGCTCAAGGACCTGCCGTGGATTCCGGACCTGGTGGTCATCACCGTGCCGGCAACGTTGTTGCCGCAGGTCGTCAGCCAGGCCGCCGAACTGGGCGTGGCCGCCGCCATCATCCTCACCTCCGGCCTGGGCAAGGGCCCGGGCTCATTGGCCGCGCAGGTGGAAGCCGCCGCACGGCCCAAGGGCATGCGCGTGCTCGGCCCGCATTGCCTGGGCGTCATCGCCCCGCATGCACGCCTCAACGCCAGCATCGCCGCACACACGCCGCAGGCCGGCGATCTGGCGCTGATCTCCGAATCCAGCGCGATTGCCGCCGCGCTGGTGGAATGGGGCGTGGCACGCTCAGTGGGTTTCTCGGCGGTGGTATCGCTGGGCGACGCGCTGGATGTCGACTTCGGCGACCTGCTCGATTACTTCGCCAGTGACTACCGCACCCGCGCCATCCTGCTCTACGTCGACCAGATCAGCGACGCGCGCAAGTTCATGTCGGCCGCACGTGCCGCCGCCCGCGCAAAACCCGTGGTGGTGGTCAAATCCGGGCGCAAGCCACGCGGCAGTGATGAAGTAACCACCACCCATTCGCAGGCGTTGGCCGATTCCGACGCGGTCTATGGCGCCGCGTTCAACCGCGCCGGCCTGCTGCGGGTGAACGCTTTGGACGAGTTGTTCACCGCCGCCGAAACCCTGGGCCGTCTCGGAACCTTCCCGGGTCGCCGTCTGGCCATCCTCAGCAATGGAGGCGGTGTTGGCCGGCTGGCCGTGGATCAGCTGCAGGCACTCGGCGGCAGCCTGGCCGAGCTGTCACCGGCCACCGTCGAGCTGCTGGACCAGGCCTTGCCGCAGGGCTGGTCGCGCGACAACCCGGTCGACATCGTGGTCGATGCCGATGGCGGCCGTTACGCCTCGGCGATTGAAGCGCTGTTGTCCGATGACGCCAACGACGCGGTATTGGTGATCAACGTGCCGACTGCGTTCACTTCCTCGGCCGAAGCCGCGCAGGCGCTGACCACCACGCTCGGGCAACGCTCGCGGCAGCTGCGCGACAAGCCCGTGTTCGCGGTATGGCTGGGCAATGACGACCGCGCCACGGTCACCCTCAACACTGCCCGCGTACCGACCTACCCAACCGAAGCCGACGCCGTGCGCGGCTTCCAGCATCTGGTGCGTTACCGCGAGGCGCAGACCGCGCTGATGGAAACGCCACCCAGCCTGCCGGCGGATTTCGTGGTGGATGTGCCTGCCGCACGCGCACTGGTGGAGGCGGCGCTGGCCAATGATCAGCAATGGCTGGACCCGGTGGCGACGCACAAGTTGCTGCAGGCCTACGGCATTCCGTCACTGGAAGTGATGGTTGCGCGTGATCCGCACGAAGCGATGGATCTGGCCCAGCCAATGCTGGAGCAGGGCATGAGCGTGGCGGTGAAGATTTTCTCGCCGGACATCCCGCACAAATCCGAAGTCGATGGCGTGCGCTTGAACCTGGGCAGCCTGCGTGCGGTGCAGTCCGCGGCGACCACGATCCTGCAGCGCGCCCGTGAGAAGCGCCCACACGCGCGCATCGAGGGCGTGCTGGTGCAGCCCAGCCTGACCCGGCCCAAGGCGCGCGAGCTGATTGCCGGTATTGCCGACGATCCGGTATTCGGCCCGGTGGTGGTATTCGGCCGCGGCGGTACCGCAGTGGAAGTCATCGACGACAAGACCCTGGCATTGCCGCCGCTGGATCTGCGGCTTGCCCATGAAGTAATCGGCCGCACCCGCGTTTCACGCATCCTCAAGGCTTACGGTGACGTACCGGCGGCAGACGAGCGTGCGGTGGCGATGGTGCTGGTCAAGCTGGCGCAGCTGGCGGCGGATATTCCGGAGATCCGTACGCTGGATCTCAATCCATTGCTGGCCGACCGCAACGGTGTGATCGCATTGGATGCACGTGTCGCCATCACTCCGGTCAAGCGCCTGCACAAGGGCCGCGGTCATCCGCGCTTCGCGATCTTCCCGTATCCCACCGAGTGGGAGCGCACGATTGATCTGTCCGACGGTGGCAAGGCTTTCATCCGCCCGGTGCGGCCGGAAGACGATGGCCTGTTCCGTGCCTTTTTCGCACGTGTCACCGACGATGATCTGCGCCTGCGCTTCTTCCAGTCGGTGAAGCACTTCAGCCATGAGTTCATTGCCCGCCTGACCCAGCTGGATTACGCGCGCTCGATCGCATTGGTGGCGATTGATCCCAAGACTGGTGAAATGCTCGGCGCGGTGCGCCTGCACGCCGATGCCGATTACAACCGCGGCGAGTACGGCATCCTGATCCGCTCGGACCTGAAGGGCCACGGCATCGGCTGGAAGCTGATGCAGATCATGATCGAGTACGCCGGCTGGCTGGGCTTGAACGTTGTGGAAGGGCAGGTGCTGCGTGAGAACAGCACCATGCTGGCGATGTGCCAGAGCCTGGGTTTCAAGGTGAAGGCCGACCCGGATGATTCGACCATCATGAATGTGACGCTGCCGGTGGGTGAGGCTAAGAGCTAA
- a CDS encoding aldo/keto reductase, giving the protein MPQSRELGRSGLHVSPIAFGGNVFGWSADEKTSFGLLDAFVDAGFNLIDTADVYPAWVPGNRGGESETIIGRWLQRSGKRDKVVIATKVAKWAEHPGLSADNINDAVEDSLRRLQTDVIDLYQAHEDDESVPLEESLGAFGRLIEAGKVRAIGASNYSAERLRDALKVSADYHLPRYETLQPEYNLYDRSGYEAELEPLAREQGIGVISYYSLASGFLSGKYRSADDVGKSAARGAKVAERYLNPRGLRILQALDDVAASHKATPAQVALAWLIARPGITAPIVSATSVQQLQDVLAAAQLGLSAEQVAQLDAASAES; this is encoded by the coding sequence ATGCCCCAGTCACGCGAACTTGGTCGCTCGGGTCTACACGTCAGCCCCATCGCTTTTGGTGGCAACGTATTCGGCTGGAGTGCCGATGAGAAGACATCCTTTGGCCTGCTTGACGCCTTCGTCGACGCCGGCTTCAACCTGATCGACACCGCCGATGTCTATCCGGCATGGGTGCCGGGCAATCGCGGCGGCGAGTCGGAGACCATCATCGGCCGCTGGCTGCAGCGCAGCGGCAAGCGCGACAAGGTGGTGATAGCCACCAAGGTCGCCAAATGGGCCGAGCATCCGGGCCTGTCGGCCGACAACATCAACGACGCCGTCGAGGATTCGTTGCGCCGCCTGCAGACCGATGTGATCGATCTGTACCAGGCGCATGAAGACGACGAATCGGTGCCGCTGGAGGAAAGCCTGGGTGCGTTCGGGCGGCTGATCGAGGCCGGCAAGGTACGTGCGATTGGCGCATCCAACTACAGCGCCGAGCGGTTGCGTGATGCGCTGAAGGTCTCCGCCGACTACCACCTGCCGCGCTACGAGACCCTGCAGCCGGAATACAATCTCTACGACCGCAGTGGCTACGAGGCCGAACTGGAACCGCTCGCGCGCGAACAGGGTATCGGCGTGATCAGCTACTACTCGCTTGCCAGCGGCTTTCTCAGCGGCAAGTACCGTAGCGCCGATGACGTGGGCAAGAGTGCGGCACGCGGTGCGAAAGTGGCTGAGCGTTACCTCAATCCGCGTGGCCTGCGCATTCTGCAGGCACTGGACGATGTGGCTGCCAGCCACAAGGCGACGCCGGCCCAGGTGGCGTTGGCGTGGCTGATCGCCCGCCCGGGCATCACCGCGCCCATCGTCAGCGCCACCAGCGTGCAGCAGCTGCAGGACGTGCTGGCGGCGGCACAGCTTGGTTTGAGCGCCGAGCAGGTCGCGCAGCTGGATGCGGCCAGCGCGGAAAGCTGA
- a CDS encoding pseudouridine synthase, whose product MLIALNKPFNVLCQFTDSSQPPRATLASFGLPANVYAAGRLDYDSEGLLLLTDDGNLAHRLTDPRHKQPKTYWVQVEGTPTDDKLQALRDGVQLNDGPTLPARVELLAAAPSLWERNPPVRFRKTVPDSWLAITLREGRNRQVRRMTAAVGLPTLRLVRAVMGPYALEGLQPGQWRRVD is encoded by the coding sequence ATGCTTATCGCCCTCAACAAACCTTTCAATGTGCTCTGTCAGTTCACCGACAGCAGCCAACCGCCGCGGGCGACCCTGGCCAGTTTTGGCCTGCCGGCCAACGTGTATGCGGCAGGGCGCCTGGACTACGACAGCGAAGGTCTGTTGCTGCTCACCGATGATGGCAATCTCGCCCATCGTCTGACCGACCCACGGCATAAGCAGCCCAAAACCTATTGGGTGCAGGTCGAAGGCACGCCCACCGATGACAAGCTGCAGGCGCTGCGTGACGGCGTGCAGCTCAATGACGGGCCAACCCTGCCTGCGCGCGTTGAACTGCTTGCTGCTGCTCCCAGCCTGTGGGAGCGCAATCCGCCCGTGCGCTTCCGCAAGACCGTGCCGGACAGCTGGCTGGCAATCACCCTGCGAGAAGGACGTAATCGGCAGGTTCGGCGCATGACCGCCGCAGTCGGATTACCGACGTTGCGATTGGTGCGTGCGGTGATGGGGCCGTACGCGCTCGAGGGACTGCAGCCGGGGCAGTGGCGCAGGGTGGATTGA
- a CDS encoding GRAM domain-containing protein, with product MSTALNLSSRTGRGACGDALDRDIEDRRTCFDGLTLVDSQQLGHSSPRQCLLHWPSMERGSNVGLILNIDERVIKQGAANMQRGIETVGGQLYLSNQRLLFSAHRFNVQTGDSEVPLRRISSVQRCWTRFLGVLPLMPNSLAVHTRDEVHRFVVFGRSHWADAIHRARDLT from the coding sequence GTGAGCACGGCATTGAATCTGTCCTCGCGCACAGGCAGAGGCGCATGCGGCGACGCTCTCGACAGGGACATTGAGGACCGCCGCACCTGTTTCGACGGTCTGACGCTTGTCGACAGCCAGCAACTCGGCCATTCTTCGCCGCGGCAGTGCCTTCTGCACTGGCCCAGCATGGAACGAGGCAGCAACGTGGGATTGATCCTCAACATCGACGAGCGTGTCATCAAGCAAGGCGCTGCCAACATGCAGCGCGGCATCGAGACTGTTGGTGGCCAGCTGTATCTGTCCAATCAGCGCCTGCTGTTCTCGGCCCACCGTTTCAATGTGCAAACCGGTGACAGCGAGGTCCCTTTGCGGAGGATCAGCTCGGTACAACGTTGTTGGACGCGCTTTCTGGGCGTGCTTCCGTTGATGCCCAATTCGCTGGCCGTGCATACCCGCGATGAAGTACATCGCTTCGTCGTGTTCGGCCGCAGCCACTGGGCGGATGCAATACACCGCGCGCGTGACCTGACCTGA
- a CDS encoding MFS transporter — translation MSRGIPLALLALTLGAFAIGTTEFVIVGLIPTIAADLHVSLPSAGLLVSLYALGVAVGAPVLTALTGRVPRKALLVALMLLFTVGNLIAWMAPGYGSLIVARVLTGLAHGVFFSIGSIIATSVVPKDKAASAIAIMFTGLTVALVTGVPLGTFIGQHLGWRATFLAVAALGVIALLGSLLFVPRDLPRSAPATFGQQFAVLAQPRLLLVYAMTALGYGGTFLSFTFLASILQDVSGFSANAVSAVLLVYGVSVAIGNLWGGRLADRRGPIPALTLIFGLLALVLLVLTFTAYNRWLVLLTVLALGAVAFGNVPGLQVYVVKQAQRFVPQATDVASGLNIAAFNIGIALGASLGGLVVDHIGLMHTPWIGALVVLGALALTVLSGRLDRRDGLDVRAEGIAVSAH, via the coding sequence ATGTCACGCGGTATTCCCCTTGCCTTGCTGGCGCTGACGCTGGGTGCGTTCGCCATCGGCACCACCGAGTTCGTCATCGTCGGCTTGATACCGACCATTGCCGCCGACCTGCATGTCAGCCTGCCCTCGGCCGGCCTGCTGGTTTCCCTCTACGCCTTGGGCGTTGCCGTGGGCGCGCCGGTACTCACCGCCTTGACCGGACGGGTGCCGCGCAAGGCCTTGCTGGTCGCGCTGATGCTGCTGTTCACCGTGGGCAACCTGATTGCGTGGATGGCACCCGGCTATGGCTCGCTGATCGTGGCGCGGGTGCTGACCGGCCTTGCCCACGGCGTGTTCTTCTCGATCGGCTCGATCATCGCCACCTCGGTGGTGCCCAAGGACAAGGCCGCCAGCGCGATCGCGATCATGTTCACCGGGCTGACCGTGGCGCTGGTCACCGGCGTGCCGCTGGGCACCTTCATCGGCCAGCACCTGGGCTGGCGTGCAACCTTCCTCGCCGTCGCTGCATTGGGCGTGATCGCCCTGCTCGGCAGCCTGCTGTTCGTGCCGCGTGATCTGCCGCGCAGTGCGCCGGCCACGTTCGGCCAGCAGTTCGCGGTACTCGCGCAGCCGCGCCTGTTGCTGGTCTATGCGATGACTGCGCTGGGCTACGGCGGCACCTTCCTGTCCTTCACCTTCCTCGCCTCGATCCTGCAGGACGTCAGCGGCTTCTCGGCCAATGCGGTGAGCGCGGTGCTGTTGGTCTACGGCGTGTCGGTGGCGATCGGCAATCTGTGGGGTGGGCGACTGGCTGACCGTCGCGGGCCGATTCCTGCGCTGACGCTGATCTTCGGCCTGCTCGCGCTGGTGTTGCTGGTGCTCACCTTCACTGCCTACAACCGCTGGTTGGTGCTGTTGACCGTACTGGCGTTGGGTGCAGTGGCGTTCGGCAATGTGCCGGGCCTGCAGGTCTACGTGGTCAAGCAGGCGCAGCGCTTCGTGCCGCAGGCAACAGATGTCGCGTCCGGTCTGAATATCGCTGCCTTCAACATCGGCATCGCGCTGGGTGCTTCGCTCGGCGGCCTGGTGGTCGATCACATCGGCCTGATGCATACGCCGTGGATTGGCGCGTTGGTGGTGCTGGGTGCGCTTGCATTGACCGTACTGAGTGGCCGCCTGGATCGCCGCGACGGTTTGGATGTACGCGCCGAAGGCATCGCCGTCAGCGCGCATTGA
- a CDS encoding LysR family transcriptional regulator, with product MKTTLDEMQAFIAVIDTGSITAAAEQLGQTTSGVSRALGRLEEKLGTTLLTRTTRRLQLTDEGEAFLAQARAIVASVDEAEEQIAARRGTPSGRLRVDAAMPFMLHVIAPLVAGYRARYPQVALELNSSERYIDLLERRTDVAIRIGPLADSTLHARPLGHSRLRVLASPAYLQQHGTPKSVAQLQAHTLLGFNEPDSLNHWPLASESGERLHVRPALAVSSGEILHRLALEGVGIVCLSDFLTEAARARGELVQVLPKQTLDARQPIHAVYYRNTAVSARISSFLDYLAEAMAQPVVGAA from the coding sequence ATGAAAACCACCCTGGATGAGATGCAGGCCTTCATCGCGGTGATCGATACCGGTTCGATTACCGCTGCAGCTGAGCAGTTGGGCCAGACCACCTCCGGCGTCAGCCGGGCGTTGGGGCGGCTGGAAGAGAAGCTCGGCACCACCTTGCTGACCCGCACCACACGCCGCCTGCAGCTCACCGATGAAGGTGAAGCCTTCCTCGCCCAGGCCCGCGCCATCGTCGCCTCTGTGGATGAGGCCGAGGAGCAGATCGCCGCACGGCGCGGCACGCCGTCGGGGCGGCTGCGCGTGGATGCAGCAATGCCGTTCATGCTGCACGTGATCGCGCCGCTGGTGGCTGGCTACCGTGCGCGCTACCCGCAGGTAGCGCTTGAGCTCAACAGCAGCGAGCGCTACATCGACCTGTTGGAACGGCGCACCGATGTGGCGATCCGCATTGGCCCGCTTGCGGACTCCACGCTGCATGCGCGGCCCTTGGGTCACAGCCGCCTGCGTGTGCTGGCCAGCCCGGCTTACCTGCAGCAGCACGGCACACCGAAGAGCGTGGCGCAGCTGCAGGCGCACACCTTGCTGGGTTTCAACGAACCGGATTCGCTGAATCATTGGCCGTTGGCGAGCGAGAGCGGCGAGCGCCTGCACGTGCGCCCGGCACTGGCGGTATCCAGTGGCGAGATCCTGCATCGATTGGCATTGGAGGGCGTCGGCATCGTCTGCCTGTCTGACTTCCTCACCGAGGCGGCGCGTGCGCGTGGCGAGCTGGTGCAGGTGTTGCCGAAACAGACCCTGGATGCGCGCCAACCGATCCACGCCGTGTACTACCGCAACACCGCGGTATCCGCGCGCATCAGCTCCTTCCTCGACTACCTGGCCGAAGCAATGGCGCAGCCGGTTGTGGGAGCGGCGTAA